The following DNA comes from Anaerolineae bacterium.
CGTGATGGCATCATGCCGGCCCAGCCCCAGGATGTCCAGCCCCCCATAGGTCAGGATGTTGCGCACGTACCAGGGCAGGGCCATGAGGAGCGCAGTGCCGAAACTGATGAACCAGCCCAACAGGATGGAGCGCACCTTCCCCCTTTCCGGCGCCAGCCGGCCCTCCCCCCAGAGGATCACCAGCGCGGCGATGGGCAGGGCAATATAGACCGAGGTCTTGGTCAACAGGCCCAGGCCCAGCAGGAGGCCGAGGGGGAGCCAATCGCGGCCGCGCATGGGGGCGTGCCGGCTGGGCCGCCGGCGCAGGTAGCGCAGTAGCCACAGCAAAATCGCCGCCAGCACCAGCTCCGCCAGGGCGTCGTTGTTCACGCCGGCGGTTATGGCGATATGCATGGGCAGGAAGGCGGTGAACGCCGCCGTGCCCCATGCCAGATGCGGCCGGCCGGGGAAGTTCTCCCGTACCAGGACATAGGCGATGGCGATGGTGCCGGCGCCGAGCGCGGCCGAGAGCAGGCGCATGGCCGTCAGCCGCACGGCCAGGGAGGCGCCGGCGAACAGGGCATAGACGCCGGCGGCCAGGATGTAGTACAGCGGCGGCTGGTGCGACTCATAGCGGATGGGGTCAATCGACATGTCGGGAGGAAAGCGCCTGGCCTTGATCTCCTCCAGGTAGGCATGGGGATAATCGCCGGCCTGCAGGACGGGGAAACGCCCGTTTTCCGCCAGGTAGCGGGCGTAATTGTAATGGGCCGGCTCGTCCGGCACCTGCCAGGCCGGCGTCCAGACGGCATAGCAAACCGCCGCCGTCAGGTAGCCGGCCAAGATGAGCAAGATGGCCCAGTGCGGCCAGGCGCGTGCGGACAAAGGTCCCTCCCGGGGGATATGCCTCAGGCGAGGCCGG
Coding sequences within:
- a CDS encoding glycosyltransferase family 39 protein translates to MSARAWPHWAILLILAGYLTAAVCYAVWTPAWQVPDEPAHYNYARYLAENGRFPVLQAGDYPHAYLEEIKARRFPPDMSIDPIRYESHQPPLYYILAAGVYALFAGASLAVRLTAMRLLSAALGAGTIAIAYVLVRENFPGRPHLAWGTAAFTAFLPMHIAITAGVNNDALAELVLAAILLWLLRYLRRRPSRHAPMRGRDWLPLGLLLGLGLLTKTSVYIALPIAALVILWGEGRLAPERGKVRSILLGWFISFGTALLMALPWYVRNILTYGGLDILGLGRHDAITVGQLRTAEWLAANGMASLVQRFIRTTFQSFWGQFGWMGVLLDSRLYTLLVLLSALAAGGVIGWWARLARRQTTLHAHEARALAVLGASALLTTLGYLWYNLQFVQHQGRYLFPALIPIGLAFAAGLYHVTSPAGARPASLLLAGGAAAPIIRGIITHDPPLFWAALLAGLALVLALQGWRGSRRTQQIMLAAVYAGLWALDWLCLFAFIVPALAG